A stretch of Hemiscyllium ocellatum isolate sHemOce1 chromosome 38, sHemOce1.pat.X.cur, whole genome shotgun sequence DNA encodes these proteins:
- the LOC132834004 gene encoding fish-egg lectin-like, with protein sequence MAITRGQNFKEIGGSCLQVTLSDLTCNRIDGNLKQIDAGNGQVYGVSANGSVYTRHDGTWVWVPGNLAHVTVGPAGVWGVDGAHSVYRKRGGFWSVMNGLLKQIDAGGNGIVSGVNMNDEIFCVHQDEVRSAISISSPNYNRIDGQLKYYSCGPYSCWGVNANDVIYVRPNVESSQCAGSNWVKVDGGLSMIETGTDGSVYGVNSNGNVYRRDGITSQNPAGTSWTQINIGGISFKHVTVDLEELWLVTTLNNIIHCQ encoded by the exons ATGGCTATTACGAGGGGTCAGAACTTTAAggagattggaggaag TTGTTTGCAAGTGACCCTGAGCG ACTTGACCTGCAACCGGATcgatggaaacctgaaacaaatcgATGCCGGGAATGGGCAAGTCTATGGCGTGAGCGCCAATGGATCGGTTTACACCAGGCATGATGGCACCTGGGTGTGGGTTCCCGGGAACCTGGCACACGTGACAGTGGGTCCGGCTGGAGTCTGGGGTGTCGACGGTGCTCACAGTGTCTACAGAAAACGGGGAGGATTCTGGTCGGTTATGAATG GCCTGCTCAAACAGATCGATGCTGGTGGAAATGGTATTGTGAGTGGAGTTAACATGAACGATGAGATCTTCTGTGTCCATCAAGATGAAGTAAGATCTGCAATCAGTATTTCCAGCCCAAATTACAACCGTATTGATGGCCAGCTGAAATACTACTCCTGTGGGCCGTATAGTTGTTGGGGCGTTAATGCAAACGATGTTATCTACGTCCGGCCAAACGTGGAATCGAGTCAATGTGCTGGAAGCAACTGGGTGAAGGTGGATGGCGGACTCTCAATGATCGAGACTGGGACAGACGGGAGTGTCTATGGTGTCAACAGTAACGGCAATGTCTACCGCAG AGATGGGATCACGTCCCAGAACCCTGCTGGGACAAGCTGGACTCAAATCAACATTGGAGGGATATCCTTCAAGCATGTGACGGTGGATCTGGAAGAACTGTGGCTGGTGACTACCCTCAACAATATCATTCATTGCCAATAG